Within the Corvus hawaiiensis isolate bCorHaw1 chromosome 8, bCorHaw1.pri.cur, whole genome shotgun sequence genome, the region TTAACCAGCCAAAGAGCAACTCCAGGCAGCAAAGCTACTTACACCAGAAACCTGGAAGGATGTCCCAAAGGTATTTTTAATCCAGGACAAAGTGCATAGCATTAGAATTTAAGTATATCCTGCCTCTTACAcatggtaaaaaaaataaagcagaccAAGAGCTCCACAATGTCACAAAAACAGCTGCTCCACAACCAGGATTGCCAAACCACAGTGTCGTGCCCACCTCAAACAAGAAAGTCCTGGTAAAATGTTGAGGCACCACAAGAAAAAACTTCTAAACATTACAGAGAAAGCACACGCTGCTGAAATGGCGATTCTGACTTAACTACGAGgtttagttttgaaaaaaaaagaaaaaacaaaaacattttttgtgaACAAGCAAGAAATCTGTGCTTTTACAGCTCCTCTTGGCAGAGGTGTCACTCAGCTGGACGGAGTTGCTGGAACAAAGAACGCTCCGGTGAGAGCCTCGGGACTGCCAGCCCGCGCTTTTACACAGAAAACACGAAACTCGAAGTACCGTTTTCATGCTGAACGAGCTCCTCCCGCTGCTCCACGGACCGCCAAGGAAAAGCTTTCGGACTTAGGCAGCCCCGAGGCTTCGGTCGCTCCCCGAGCCGGGTCCCGGTGAAGAGAGGCGTGAGAGGGATGCGTGAGACGCTGCGGGAGGGAAGAGAGTGAAGGAAGGGCCTGCGAACCTGGGGGGGGACGGGACCGCACCGGGCAACGAACACGCGGCCAGGTTGGACAAGTTAGGATGCCCCCAGggtcccaatcccgatccccaaatccccagtCCCGGACCCTCAACCCTGGATCCCCAGTCCCGGATCCTGGTCCCGGCGCCGGCCTCACCTCAGCCTCCGCCACCGCCCGCGCGCGCGCACTGCCGCCCCCACCCGCGATTGGCCGGTTCGAACGCGCGTGGCACTGCGTCCCCGGCGTGCGCcgcgcgcccgccgccgcggggTGTGCCGGGAGTTGTAGTTCGCCTCTCCCGGGGCAGTGGCGGCTTGTGGGGTCGGACTTTTCTCCCCGTCCTGTCCCGGCTGATAACGAAGGGTCCCGGCAGATGCCCCCGAGGGAACCGCACGGGCTGGTGCCGCAGGGAaagagaggctgctgctgtgtcttaGCAGTGTTAACGGGATAGCCCGAAATACGAGTTATTTCCCCTAGAAAACGGAGTCCGAAAGGCGGAGCGACGGAGCGGGGCTGAGTCCCCCCACCCCGGCTGCCGGTACCCCGGGACAAGGGGTCTGTGGCTCAAACACCGGCTGTGGACCGCAGGGAGAGCGTTCTCCTTCCCCGCACTGAAAAACGCCTTATTTATCCCTTCGGatatttcatttctctgtttttcggggatttatttttctccgTCCTCGTTGCTGTTGCACCCCCCGCGCTCGGTACGGGCTGTACCTCGGAGCCGGTGGCCGCAGTTTAATTGCCACTTGTCGCGGGATTTACTTGTTTTGAGTGACCGATCGAGGCCGTGTCCCGTGGGGAGCCGTCGAGGATGCCCAGTGCGAACCCGGGGCGCAGAGAGCAGGGACCAGTCCCCGGTAGCACCGAGCCCATCACCGCGGCTTCTACCAAAACACTCCGAAAACCAGGAAAAAGGTCCCCGTTTACGAAACTTTTCGGGAAATACCCCTCATCTCCCAGCCGAGAGCAGGGCAGCGAGCCCCCGCACAGGCACAGGCAAACGGTCAGGCCCGGCTGGGATTCCCTGCAGGAAACGAGATAAGGAGCAAAAATGCCAGAAAATAAACCCTCGGCGTTACAAGTCGTTTCGCTCTCCCGTGCATCGATCCCGGGGCCCGCGGGCCCTTCCCGGCCCGGCTGCGGGGCACCTCCGGTGCCGGGATCCCCTTCGGGGACACGCGACCGAGGTGGCAAATTCACAAAAGAGGCTTAAAacggtttaattttttttttctttcttactttctttaaaaatatttacagatctGAAATAAcgctttttttaattaatttttttttcttttcttttcaagtgGCAGGATAGTAGGAGGGGAGAGCGGGGGTGCCCCGGGCGCCCCGGGCTCTCCGTTTGCCCGTCCCTCCCATCAGTTTCGGTGCTGTGTCCCCGCCGCGGGGGCGGCCCGAGACCCCGCACGGAGCCGCcgcggcagccccggccccgctcccggtgCGGGTCCCGACGGAGCGGGCGCGGAGCGGGAGGCGCGGGGCTCAGTAGTCGATCTTGTTGTAGAGGTTGTAGAGCGGTAAGGCCGAGAGATTGCTGCCGGGGTAGTAGAGAGGGGCGGGGAAGGCGATGGACCGGGGCACCGGCACTCGGAGGAGGGAATTGTCCCTGAACACCAGCGGCATCCCCACCAGAGTCTGCGCCGAGGCGTGGGCCATGTTGGCTGCCTCCAGCTCGGCCGAGAGCTGCCGTTTCCACTTGTTCCTGCGGTTCTGGAACCAGGTCTTCACCTGGGTCTCGGTGAGCTGCAGGCTGGAGGCCAGGCAGGCCCGCTCCGAGCTGCTCAGGTAGCGCTTCATGTCGAAGGTGGACTCCAGCTGATAGACCTGGCTGCGGCTGAACACCGTGCGCGTCTTCTTCTTGGCGGCGCCGGCCTGCCGGTCCCCGCCGTCGCGCTGCCTGTCCCCACAGGAAGGCGAGGAGGATCCCAGCGTCTTCTCCTTCTCGTCCTTACAGTCCTGCTGgggggggaagaggaagggcccccgctccccgctgcccgccgccgccgctccgctcCCCTTGGCGCTGCCTGCAACAGAGCGACAGCGCGGGGGTCGCACGGTGgccggcaccgggacccccgACGGCCGAGCCCCCCGCCCCGGAGGGAAAAAGCACCGAGGCGAGACCCCGGGCAGGAACCCGCCGCCTCTGCTCTCGGCGGAACACACAACCGACGCCGGGGGAAGGCATCCACTCCTGGGTATCCCTGTCCCTCCGTcacatggatggatggatggatggatggatggaagggcAGGTAGGTGTGCGTGCCACAGTGAAAGCAGCTGAGTACCAGGCTTCCTATCCGACACGAGCCGGCAAATTTTACTTTACAGCATCGCATTTCACAGACCGTTTATTCAGaaataatgctaaaaaaaaaaaaaaataaacatcgTTCTTCCCTCTGCCCGAGCGCTGTAAATAATCAGAATCTAACAAAACGAGCGTTATCCATCGCACTGCATCCCTCGGGGAAATCAACGCCGAgtggggtggaaaaaaaaaaaaataaagccacccCATTTTTCCTGGAGTTCCTTCCTCCCCGCTTCACCCACGGACGGCGCAAATACTCTGTGCCCCGAAAGCAGAGAAGGTGCGACGTGCCCCCGCCTCCCTCTTCCCGGCAGGGGCCGGACCGGGGCCGAGCCCTCCGGGGCCCTTCCCGGCGGGGCCCGTCCGCCCCGTCCCATCCCTCCGGGTACTCACCGAGACAGGTGAAGCTGAGGGGCTGGTGCTTGTGGCACGCCTCGGCGGGGCCCTGAGCGTCGGGGCAGAAGCAGCCGCGGTGCTTCCAGCTCTCCTCCGGCTCCTCGTCCTCCGAGGACAGGGAGAGGGTCCGGGCGCGGGCGGGCCAGGCGGGTGCCCTGTCGCCGGCCTCCCGGGGGGGATCGGCGCTGCCGCTGCCCAGGATGGACTGGATGGTGAAACTGGAGATGGGAGCAGCCGCCGGACAGCACTTACTCGGGTCTTCTTTGTTGCTCATCCTGGGTTCATAAGAAAGCAGAGGAGGGAAGCTCTCGCTTTAGAGGGGCTCGGAGTGCGCGGGAGGGGGGTGCCCCGGCAGCCTGCGGGGAGCCGTCGGGGGGGGTGTTTCGGGGGGCGCTTGGGGCGTGCGGCGGCCGGCTCTCCCCGCGCCGGCCCAGGCGGAATGCATGCTCCTTCCCCCGCGTCCCTATTGATctgcgggcggcgggcggcggggcttCATTTGCATGGAGGTGGCCTCCGCCGCGCCAATCACGGCGGCGGCGGACACGGAAAGTTTGGAAACCCGCGGGGTCCGGGAATGGGGAGGCGCGGGAGGGGGTGCACCGGGGCTGGAGGGGGGAACCCCCGCCGGGTGCTCGCCGCCGTCCCCGGAGGCTAGGCTGaccccgcggccccgggggaGGGCTGCTGGCCGCCCGccatccctcctgccctccaccTCGAGTGGGCAACAGCGACGTGGGCTGAATGGCATATGCCGGCCGGGGGCGGGGGTGTCGGGATAAACACCTCGTGCATATCCGGGGATCTTTACCCTTCTCTTCAttagaggagggaaaaaacctgtCACGGTGTGTTGCCTGCTCGGCAGCACTGGGAAACCTTCCAGAATCCGGGATTTGAGCTGCGCGCTGCGGTAACGAATGTCCCACGAAATGCCTCCTGCTTTTTCATCCCAGGCTCTGGAAGCCGTGGGGAGCAGTGAGGGAGGGGAAGTGCCGCTGCATTTCCAAATAAACTTTGTCAGGAGTCAGGGGCTCTTCCCCTCGGGGGTGGGTACAAATCACAGCCACCGCAGCTCTTTCCCCGCCGCTCCTGCCCTCGGAAGGGGAAACCTGCAGGTGGCAGCTGTTGTGTCGCACCTGTCCCAAAGGGAACGTGGGCCCGTGGGCAGGGGCCTCACCGGGGTTCCTCACCTTCCCTGGAGAGGACGGAGCCGCGTTTGGGAGCCCGAGAGACTCCCCAGGCCCGCAGTTTTGGGGCCTGGAGCCCCCTTTCCCCGGAGGTGCCAGGCAGAGACCGAGCCCCGACGGCTGCCTGGAGCCGGGAGCTGGGGCCTCCCTGCGGCGTGGGATCGGTGCCTGCTTCCCGCCCCGGGAAACTGCAGAAAGGAGCCCCGGTAACGGGGCCCGTGTGGAAGGCACCGGCCCGGTCCCCGAGCTCTGCCCCACGACCCCAGTCCCACGCTTTCCTTGCCCCCGGGCAGACCCTGCCACCCTCTCCGCCTCCATTTCCCCTGTGCCGCCACTCCAAAGGGATAAACCCCTCCCTGGGCGGCCCTCCTTCCCCTGCGGACACTCGTGTCTGTGGGTGGGGGCTGTCCCCGAGCCCGCAGCCGTCCCCGTccgggctgctgcagcccccggTACGGCCGGGGAGGCTTCCGCGGAGGGGAGCGAGTGGGATGCGCTGCTGCAGCTCGGAAATCCTGGTGGGTTTGGTCGCATCCGTGTCCAGGTGCAATATCCTTGGCCTTGGCAGGGGCCGTGGCATCGGGCTTTTAACCCCGGCTTGCCCGAgcggggtggggagggggtctCCGCAGGCTC harbors:
- the HMX2 gene encoding homeobox protein HMX2 → MSNKEDPSKCCPAAAPISSFTIQSILGSGSADPPREAGDRAPAWPARARTLSLSSEDEEPEESWKHRGCFCPDAQGPAEACHKHQPLSFTCLGSAKGSGAAAAGSGERGPFLFPPQQDCKDEKEKTLGSSSPSCGDRQRDGGDRQAGAAKKKTRTVFSRSQVYQLESTFDMKRYLSSSERACLASSLQLTETQVKTWFQNRRNKWKRQLSAELEAANMAHASAQTLVGMPLVFRDNSLLRVPVPRSIAFPAPLYYPGSNLSALPLYNLYNKIDY